The Streptomyces sp. NBC_00670 genome window below encodes:
- a CDS encoding oxygenase MpaB family protein, which produces MPYTQSSLDALRESGDKLADSVVATLFARGEVGKFNTLMRYVSTVGAPLPDGLPEVAREYLRATSAPPSWVDWTEMERARLFFTDNNVHISTALSFASMPACYVVPHVARLLSATHGLNYPSKRMAETGQFTVYLMQPDAFEAGSRFLPAAQKVRLLHAAIRHHLTRENHWDTAAHGVPICQEDMIGGQMFFSMLVLDCLHRLGIHMSAEGAEAYFYAWRVVGALLGVDQDAVPKNVSEGREFLDLYMVRHMGPSAEGAHLTRQLIDLYEEVVPGTLFDPVVSALIRYLIGDTCADWLQVPRTSWDRLVKAAPALLGVLEGIEDRSPLGAWALDRLGHLTTLFELSSLTRGRVMHYAIPEQLRKDFGVPGGVPRTQRWTPPAPTVA; this is translated from the coding sequence ATGCCCTACACCCAGTCGTCGCTGGACGCCCTGCGCGAGTCCGGCGACAAGCTCGCCGACTCCGTCGTGGCCACCCTGTTCGCGCGCGGGGAGGTGGGGAAGTTCAACACCCTCATGCGGTACGTCTCCACCGTCGGCGCTCCGCTGCCGGACGGGCTGCCCGAGGTGGCCCGCGAGTATCTGCGGGCCACCTCGGCGCCGCCGTCCTGGGTGGACTGGACGGAGATGGAGAGGGCGCGGCTGTTCTTCACCGACAACAACGTGCACATCTCCACCGCGCTGTCCTTCGCCTCCATGCCCGCCTGCTACGTCGTCCCGCACGTGGCGAGGCTCCTGTCCGCCACGCACGGGCTGAACTACCCGTCGAAGCGGATGGCGGAGACCGGGCAGTTCACCGTGTACCTGATGCAGCCGGACGCCTTCGAGGCGGGCAGCCGCTTCCTGCCCGCCGCGCAGAAGGTGCGCCTGCTGCACGCCGCCATCCGCCACCACCTCACACGCGAGAACCACTGGGACACCGCGGCGCACGGTGTGCCGATCTGTCAGGAGGACATGATCGGCGGGCAGATGTTCTTCTCCATGCTCGTCCTGGACTGTCTGCACCGGCTGGGCATCCACATGTCCGCCGAGGGCGCGGAGGCCTACTTCTACGCCTGGCGCGTGGTCGGCGCCCTCCTCGGGGTCGACCAGGACGCGGTGCCCAAAAACGTGTCGGAGGGGCGGGAGTTCCTCGACCTGTACATGGTCCGGCACATGGGCCCGTCGGCGGAGGGTGCCCATCTGACCCGGCAGTTGATCGACCTGTACGAGGAGGTCGTGCCGGGCACGCTGTTCGACCCGGTCGTCTCCGCCCTGATCCGGTACCTGATCGGTGACACCTGCGCCGACTGGCTCCAGGTGCCCCGCACCTCCTGGGACCGGCTGGTCAAGGCGGCCCCCGCGCTGCTCGGCGTGCTGGAGGGCATCGAGGACCGCTCGCCGCTGGGCGCCTGGGCCCTGGACCGGCTCGGCCACCTCACCACCCTGTTCGAGCTGTCCTCCCTGACCCGCGGCCGGGTCATGCACTACGCCATTCCCGAACAGCTCAGGAAGGACTTCGGCGTCCCCGGCGGCGTCCCCCGCACCCAGCGCTGGACACCGCCGGCGCCCACGGTCGCCTAA
- a CDS encoding MarR family winged helix-turn-helix transcriptional regulator → MTPESPGEPAPAVSHDDLLAVLPRLTRLSAAFSKGRLVERAAAAAGPSLDRPAVGVLVSLRAAGEPLRIGEIADRMQVVGPHVTRQVQLLEKRHLVRRIADPHDRRASLIEPTGAGEEVANRYVASLLGWFAGVLADWPAQDRDDLLRLLARFADDVTARLARPEEDDAEI, encoded by the coding sequence ATGACCCCCGAGTCCCCCGGGGAGCCCGCGCCTGCGGTGTCGCACGACGACCTGCTCGCCGTACTGCCCCGACTCACCCGGCTCAGCGCCGCGTTCAGCAAGGGCCGGCTCGTCGAACGCGCCGCGGCGGCGGCCGGTCCGTCCCTCGACCGCCCCGCCGTGGGCGTGCTCGTCTCCCTGCGCGCGGCCGGCGAGCCGCTGCGCATCGGGGAGATCGCCGACCGTATGCAGGTCGTGGGCCCGCACGTCACCCGTCAGGTACAGCTGCTGGAGAAGCGTCACCTGGTGCGGCGCATCGCCGACCCCCACGACCGCCGCGCGAGCCTCATCGAACCGACCGGGGCGGGGGAGGAGGTCGCCAACCGCTATGTGGCCTCCCTGCTCGGCTGGTTCGCCGGGGTCCTCGCCGACTGGCCCGCCCAGGACCGCGACGACCTCCTGCGCCTCCTCGCCCGCTTCGCCGACGACGTGACGGCCCGGCTGGCGCGGCCCGAGGAGGACGACGCGGAGATTTAG